A section of the Marinoscillum sp. 108 genome encodes:
- a CDS encoding carbon-nitrogen hydrolase family protein, protein MKKIKQVEVRNIRMADYQELKDAMIEAYSSWPGIFWGEEYINKLLEIFPEGQFGIVADGKVVGCALAIIVDYGKFGDEHTYKEITGNYSFDTHNPTGDILYGIEVFIRPDYRGYRLGRRLYDARKELCEKLNLRAIIFGGRIPNYHKYVDTLKPKEYIDRVKFKEIHDPTLSFQLSNDFHVKKLLTDYMPGDEESMEFATLLQWDNIYYKRKGANKPEYKPVVRLGLVQWQMRPYNTMDELFQQIEFFIDAVSGYKSDFALFPEFFNAPLMGQWNNLSEPAAIRELAAHTESIRDRFVQLAISYNINIITGSMPLMRDGNLYNVGYLCRRNGVWSQFEKIQVTPDEVKFWGMSGGKGIQVFDTDCGKVGVCISYDVEFPEIPRMMAAQGMKLLFIPFLTDTQNGYSRVRNCAQARAIENECYVAMAGSVGNLPKVHNMDIQFAQSVVFTPCDFAFPVNGVKAEATPNTEMILVVDVDLDLLKELHESGSARNLKDRRTDYYDLVLKD, encoded by the coding sequence ATGAAAAAAATCAAACAAGTAGAGGTAAGAAACATCCGAATGGCTGACTATCAGGAGCTCAAGGATGCCATGATAGAGGCCTACAGCAGCTGGCCCGGCATTTTCTGGGGGGAGGAATACATCAACAAGCTTCTGGAGATTTTCCCCGAAGGTCAATTTGGAATCGTGGCAGACGGCAAAGTAGTGGGTTGTGCACTGGCCATCATAGTTGATTATGGCAAGTTTGGAGACGAGCACACTTACAAAGAGATCACCGGCAACTACTCCTTTGACACCCATAACCCTACGGGGGATATTCTGTACGGGATAGAGGTCTTTATCCGACCAGACTACCGGGGGTATCGCTTGGGCAGGCGCCTCTATGATGCCCGAAAGGAACTTTGTGAAAAATTGAATCTCCGTGCGATCATTTTCGGTGGCCGAATCCCGAATTACCATAAGTATGTAGATACCCTGAAGCCAAAGGAATACATCGATCGGGTGAAGTTTAAGGAGATTCATGATCCCACACTGTCCTTTCAGCTCTCCAACGACTTTCACGTAAAGAAGCTCCTGACCGACTATATGCCGGGTGATGAGGAGTCCATGGAATTTGCTACCCTCTTGCAATGGGATAATATCTATTACAAGCGAAAAGGAGCCAATAAACCTGAGTACAAGCCAGTGGTCCGCTTGGGGCTGGTACAGTGGCAGATGCGACCGTACAATACCATGGATGAGCTTTTCCAGCAAATAGAATTTTTCATCGATGCAGTCTCCGGGTACAAAAGTGATTTTGCACTCTTCCCGGAGTTTTTCAATGCGCCACTTATGGGGCAGTGGAACAATCTTAGCGAGCCTGCTGCCATTCGTGAGCTGGCCGCTCATACCGAAAGCATTCGCGATCGGTTCGTCCAGCTGGCCATTAGTTACAACATCAATATTATCACTGGCAGTATGCCTTTGATGCGTGACGGCAACCTCTACAATGTGGGCTATCTCTGCCGAAGAAATGGGGTATGGAGTCAGTTTGAAAAAATACAGGTCACTCCAGATGAAGTGAAATTCTGGGGGATGTCGGGAGGCAAAGGGATTCAGGTGTTTGATACGGATTGTGGTAAGGTGGGTGTTTGCATCAGTTATGATGTGGAGTTTCCCGAGATTCCGAGGATGATGGCTGCCCAGGGGATGAAACTACTTTTTATCCCCTTCCTGACAGATACACAAAACGGATACTCAAGGGTGAGAAACTGCGCTCAGGCACGGGCTATAGAAAACGAATGTTACGTGGCCATGGCCGGTTCGGTGGGCAACCTGCCCAAAGTGCACAACATGGATATCCAATTTGCTCAGTCCGTGGTGTTCACTCCATGCGATTTTGCCTTTCCGGTTAATGGAGTGAAAGCGGAAGCCACGCCCAATACAGAGATGATCCTGGTAGTGGATGTGGACCTTGACTTACTCAAAGAACTGCATGAATCGGGGAGTGCACGCAATCTGAAAGACCGGCGCACAGATTACTACGATTTGGTGCTGAAGGACTGA
- a CDS encoding helix-turn-helix domain-containing protein, with product MRPTHLLQVFLISLVFLLFTFRADAQTDKKYQLQVISQPANTPANAELYAAGNFNNWIAGDRMYQLHPNSEGVYTLQISTPLDTLMYKYTRGTWPSVEGDDFGQIKKNRQLLHTGNAITSVEDEIKTWEDLESSDTYTFVIESLPENTPIDATIYLTGNFNRWEPGNPDYKFSKLEDNTYTYTLKGAPDHLEYKFTRGTWETVEGGSDGRAIGNRQYRRTEGGPVMLYATIKTWEDFSGSKVNYYDFILIIASVIAFLLLVAFNWMVNANVQANRFLSLALALFIIASAARILMNYRQMFHWEPRLVLLPDMVYFTIAPLLYFYFQSLLAVRPRISMSKWISFIPAGILMLTYIPLFVLDRETFIDKMVNREFHWLFALTAGIGLIYNFIYWLRSLRVLKIYTEKMDNTQSFDQSHYYLNSLLTLYSICLFTWLATYLIGGAGLFGEMDTIRITDTTSDLTWILFAGTPFLVAYFALSQPELFRISETSEKYRFSSLSDESVNNLKEQLHQLMLNEKPFLNPKLTLLELAEMIETNTHALSRVINEGFDRNFYDFVNFYRVEEFKRLVNQADHKNLTFLAIAYEVGFSSKTTFNRAFKKLEGHTPREYHKQMIHEGTTEEMKWV from the coding sequence ATGCGCCCAACTCATTTGCTTCAAGTTTTCCTGATCTCACTAGTATTTTTACTCTTCACCTTCAGGGCAGATGCGCAAACGGATAAGAAATATCAACTTCAGGTAATCTCGCAGCCCGCCAATACCCCTGCCAATGCGGAACTATATGCTGCCGGAAACTTCAACAACTGGATAGCCGGAGACAGGATGTATCAACTACACCCCAATTCGGAAGGCGTTTATACCCTACAAATTTCCACGCCTCTGGATACGCTGATGTACAAGTATACCCGCGGCACATGGCCATCTGTAGAGGGGGATGACTTTGGTCAAATCAAAAAAAACAGGCAGCTCCTTCACACCGGAAACGCTATCACCTCTGTGGAGGATGAAATAAAAACCTGGGAAGACCTGGAAAGCAGCGACACTTACACTTTTGTCATCGAATCCCTACCGGAAAATACACCCATAGACGCTACCATCTACCTCACCGGCAACTTCAACCGATGGGAGCCCGGCAACCCTGATTATAAATTCAGCAAACTCGAAGACAATACCTACACCTATACCCTCAAGGGTGCTCCGGATCACTTAGAATATAAATTTACCCGAGGCACCTGGGAGACCGTGGAAGGAGGTAGCGACGGCCGAGCCATTGGCAACAGACAATACCGCAGAACCGAAGGTGGACCAGTGATGCTCTATGCCACCATCAAAACCTGGGAAGATTTCTCAGGATCAAAGGTGAATTATTATGATTTCATCCTCATCATTGCTTCGGTAATCGCCTTCCTGCTGCTGGTTGCCTTCAACTGGATGGTCAATGCCAATGTGCAAGCCAACAGGTTCCTTTCGTTGGCCCTGGCCCTGTTCATTATCGCTTCTGCAGCCAGGATTCTCATGAACTATCGCCAAATGTTTCACTGGGAGCCCCGGCTCGTTTTGCTGCCAGACATGGTCTATTTTACCATTGCTCCCCTCCTGTATTTTTACTTTCAGTCGCTTCTGGCCGTGAGGCCGCGAATCTCCATGAGCAAGTGGATCAGTTTCATTCCGGCCGGTATTCTCATGCTTACCTATATTCCGCTTTTCGTCCTGGATCGGGAGACCTTCATAGATAAAATGGTCAATCGGGAATTTCACTGGTTGTTTGCCCTGACCGCAGGTATCGGCCTGATCTATAACTTCATCTACTGGCTCAGAAGTCTGCGTGTTCTCAAGATTTACACTGAGAAAATGGATAACACACAGTCGTTCGATCAAAGTCATTATTACCTCAACAGCTTACTTACCCTCTATAGCATCTGCCTCTTCACCTGGCTGGCCACATACCTCATCGGCGGAGCTGGCTTGTTCGGAGAGATGGACACCATCAGGATTACCGATACCACTTCAGACCTCACCTGGATCCTTTTCGCAGGCACCCCCTTTTTGGTGGCCTACTTTGCACTCAGCCAGCCAGAGCTCTTCAGGATCTCCGAAACCTCAGAAAAATATCGTTTTTCCAGTCTGAGTGATGAGTCTGTAAACAACCTGAAAGAACAGCTCCACCAGCTCATGCTCAATGAGAAACCCTTTCTCAATCCCAAGCTTACCCTTCTGGAGTTGGCAGAAATGATCGAGACCAACACCCATGCACTCTCGCGGGTGATCAATGAAGGATTCGATCGAAATTTTTATGACTTTGTCAATTTCTACCGGGTCGAGGAATTTAAGCGGCTGGTGAATCAGGCCGACCATAAAAACCTCACCTTTCTGGCCATTGCCTATGAGGTAGGCTTCAGTTCCAAAACCACCTTCAACCGGGCTTTTAAAAAGCTGGAAGGACATACTCCCCGCGAGTACCACAAGCAAATGATTCATGAAGGAACTACCGAGGAAATGAAATGGGTTTGA
- a CDS encoding starch-binding protein yields the protein MYTLRKATLALIILMSCLSTHLSFGQVDFREETIYFLLTSRFFDGDPSNNAPNEWSSYDPDPNVRPSITDPQDVTWRGDFKGLIQKLDYIQDLGFTAIWITPIVHNRSPLDYHGYHAWDFTRVDPRLESPGATFQDLINEVHARGMKIVLDIVTNHAGRFGIKGQAEIKYNTDPNQPWGQDSNGNTLQPNPNWEYDGITPNPDDGKIWSRANIPTMPAPYNQNLQNYNWPSTQSYVDTSDPNWYHHSGNGFAQGWDDTENLYNRALAGDTPDLNTGSSVVQNYLIAAYTTFINMGVDAFRWDTMKHMSKDDVLAFKDAFHAVNPDLFIFGEVAQKRHELHNVEEINPHWYTWRGAVGASQNSDIAVLDFYAEATFHGVFESGESFANVQAAARYDHLYSDPSTLLTWLDNHDFGPNNDWNRRYGGSAENLAACMNFMFTWRGIPVVYYGTEIQFKKGEYADIHDATGIEKSIDETGRAYYGAEFANAPNHIIYQHIKKLNAMRRAIPALQKGAWRWDGNAGGNGVGYVRSHGSSEVAVGLAKDGSATFNFSGLTNGIYRDAVTGNEQNVSNGSLSFTVQSGSAGIYVLNGPGMIGGNGVGFFQAGSGSSQPVVSANPSGGVYSNPVQVTLSASSQHAPNTIYYTLDGSTPSTSSAVYSGALTISSTSTLKAMAVDNQGGQSTVLSHTYTIGAIEGITVYFQKPSGWSTANIHYWNLSPSGASSTWPGPTMTSEGNGWYRYDFTNASSANIVFNDNGGAQTADLSRSSDGWYDINGVWNDTDPRVTTNQPPVVSISPLGGTFTDGDNVSVTLSATDDSDPNPTIYYTLNGSTPTTASSVYSTALSVSDDLTIKALAVDSQGASSTIVSAAFTFEPPASGLIVHFKPNGYTSPEVYFWGATPSGQTTTWPGETMTAEADGWYSYTIGNAACSNLIFSNNGASQTADLYRCGEGWYMDGTWYDDLPGTSAGLTIHYQKPSGWGTAKMHYWNVTPSSVAGTTWPGAQMTNDGNGWWSYTIADATCASIVFNDNGGAQTGDLSRCGEGWYNNGWSGSARTSEGFPKVENAGFSLSQNYPNPFTDFTTIEMSLNKTQNVRLSVYAMDGKEVMTIVDHELTSGKHRFILNADQFEPGIYFYKIISSEGALIKRMLVK from the coding sequence ATGTACACTTTGCGAAAAGCAACCCTTGCTTTGATCATTCTGATGAGTTGCCTGTCTACTCATCTCTCTTTCGGACAGGTGGATTTCCGGGAGGAAACGATCTATTTCCTCCTTACCTCCAGATTTTTTGACGGAGATCCATCCAACAATGCACCCAATGAGTGGAGTTCATATGACCCTGACCCCAATGTGCGTCCTTCTATTACCGATCCTCAGGATGTTACCTGGCGGGGTGATTTCAAAGGGCTCATCCAAAAACTCGATTACATTCAGGACCTGGGCTTCACAGCCATCTGGATCACGCCCATCGTCCACAACAGGAGCCCGCTGGACTATCACGGGTACCACGCATGGGACTTTACCCGGGTAGACCCCAGACTGGAGTCACCAGGCGCCACCTTTCAGGACCTGATCAATGAAGTACATGCCCGCGGCATGAAGATCGTCCTCGACATTGTGACCAACCATGCGGGTAGATTTGGAATCAAAGGTCAGGCCGAAATCAAGTACAACACCGACCCCAACCAGCCATGGGGGCAGGACTCCAATGGCAATACGCTCCAGCCCAACCCCAACTGGGAGTACGATGGTATCACCCCCAATCCGGACGATGGTAAGATCTGGAGCCGGGCCAACATCCCAACCATGCCTGCACCTTACAATCAAAACCTGCAAAACTATAACTGGCCGAGCACCCAATCCTATGTGGACACCTCAGATCCCAACTGGTACCATCACTCCGGAAACGGATTCGCGCAAGGCTGGGATGATACGGAGAACCTTTACAACCGGGCATTGGCGGGAGACACCCCCGACCTGAATACCGGAAGCTCTGTGGTCCAAAACTACCTGATCGCCGCCTACACCACCTTCATCAATATGGGGGTGGATGCCTTCCGCTGGGACACCATGAAACACATGAGTAAAGACGATGTACTGGCTTTCAAAGATGCTTTTCATGCAGTGAATCCAGACCTTTTCATTTTCGGAGAAGTAGCTCAGAAAAGACATGAACTCCATAATGTGGAAGAAATCAACCCACACTGGTACACCTGGAGAGGTGCTGTAGGCGCTTCTCAAAATTCGGATATCGCTGTGTTGGATTTCTATGCGGAGGCCACCTTCCATGGTGTATTCGAGTCAGGAGAAAGCTTTGCCAATGTGCAGGCCGCGGCCCGATACGATCACTTGTACAGCGACCCATCTACCCTGCTCACCTGGCTGGATAACCATGACTTTGGCCCAAATAACGACTGGAACCGAAGATATGGTGGCAGTGCCGAGAACCTCGCCGCCTGTATGAACTTTATGTTTACCTGGCGAGGGATTCCGGTGGTCTATTACGGTACAGAAATCCAGTTTAAAAAAGGAGAATACGCAGACATCCACGATGCCACAGGTATAGAAAAATCGATTGACGAAACGGGCCGCGCCTACTATGGAGCAGAATTTGCCAACGCACCCAACCACATTATCTATCAGCACATCAAAAAACTGAATGCCATGCGCAGGGCGATTCCGGCCTTGCAGAAGGGCGCCTGGAGGTGGGATGGAAATGCAGGAGGAAATGGTGTGGGTTATGTAAGATCGCATGGTAGCAGTGAAGTAGCCGTAGGACTGGCTAAGGACGGCTCCGCCACTTTCAACTTCTCCGGACTTACCAATGGTATCTATCGGGATGCGGTCACCGGCAACGAACAGAACGTTTCGAATGGATCATTGAGCTTCACTGTACAGTCAGGGTCGGCGGGTATCTATGTACTCAACGGACCAGGAATGATCGGCGGAAACGGCGTAGGTTTCTTCCAGGCAGGCTCAGGGTCCAGCCAGCCTGTGGTGAGTGCTAACCCTTCCGGAGGTGTATATAGCAACCCCGTGCAGGTCACCCTCTCGGCAAGCTCACAGCATGCGCCCAATACCATCTACTATACCTTAGATGGCTCCACGCCTTCTACTTCCAGTGCAGTATACAGTGGTGCACTCACCATCAGCTCCACCTCCACACTGAAGGCCATGGCAGTGGACAATCAGGGTGGACAATCAACCGTGCTTTCGCACACCTATACCATTGGGGCGATAGAAGGAATCACGGTCTACTTTCAGAAACCTTCCGGATGGTCTACCGCCAACATCCACTATTGGAACCTATCACCTTCCGGTGCCAGCAGCACATGGCCTGGTCCGACCATGACCTCAGAAGGAAATGGATGGTACCGATATGATTTCACCAATGCCAGCAGTGCCAATATAGTATTCAATGACAATGGTGGCGCACAAACCGCAGACCTCTCCCGCTCCTCAGATGGGTGGTATGACATCAATGGAGTATGGAACGATACGGATCCCCGGGTCACCACCAATCAACCACCGGTAGTCTCCATTTCCCCACTGGGTGGCACTTTCACGGATGGCGACAATGTGAGTGTGACCCTCTCCGCTACTGACGATTCGGATCCGAACCCGACCATCTACTATACCCTGAATGGTAGTACACCAACCACTGCCTCCAGCGTATACAGCACAGCCCTTTCAGTCTCTGATGATCTTACCATCAAGGCGCTGGCAGTGGACAGTCAGGGTGCCAGCTCCACAATAGTGAGTGCAGCTTTTACTTTTGAGCCACCCGCTTCCGGGCTCATCGTGCACTTCAAGCCAAATGGCTACACCAGCCCTGAGGTCTATTTCTGGGGAGCGACTCCCTCCGGCCAGACGACCACCTGGCCCGGAGAAACCATGACGGCAGAGGCCGATGGCTGGTACAGCTATACCATAGGTAATGCTGCCTGTTCCAATTTGATTTTCAGTAACAATGGCGCCAGCCAAACCGCAGATCTCTACCGGTGTGGAGAAGGCTGGTACATGGATGGCACCTGGTATGATGATCTACCGGGCACTTCTGCCGGCTTGACCATTCACTATCAAAAGCCCTCCGGCTGGGGCACTGCCAAAATGCATTACTGGAATGTGACACCATCCTCCGTGGCTGGTACCACCTGGCCTGGCGCACAAATGACCAACGATGGCAATGGCTGGTGGTCATACACCATAGCGGATGCCACCTGTGCCAGCATCGTCTTCAATGACAATGGAGGCGCACAAACCGGGGACTTGTCCAGGTGCGGAGAGGGCTGGTATAACAATGGCTGGTCAGGCTCTGCCCGAACATCTGAAGGTTTCCCGAAAGTGGAAAACGCTGGGTTTTCACTCAGTCAAAACTACCCCAACCCCTTTACCGACTTTACCACCATAGAAATGAGCCTGAATAAGACCCAAAATGTCCGACTCTCGGTATATGCCATGGATGGTAAAGAAGTGATGACCATAGTAGATCACGAACTCACCAGCGGCAAACATCGGTTTATCCTGAACGCAGACCAATTTGAGCCTGGAATCTACTTCTACAAAATCATCAGCAGTGAGGGCGCTTTGATCAAAAGAATGCTCGTGAAGTAA
- a CDS encoding SRPBCC domain-containing protein, with protein MADFKKYFIVAGQPEEVYAALTFKPTIELWTGSPAIFKPEVDSEFSLWNGSILGKNLEFEEGKMIRQQWYFGEQDTPSIVTLKFHLHKKGTSIEVNHTNIPDQDYDDIVDGWHEVYMKELTEFYQE; from the coding sequence ATGGCGGATTTTAAAAAATATTTCATTGTAGCGGGACAACCCGAAGAAGTGTATGCCGCGCTTACCTTCAAACCAACCATAGAACTATGGACAGGATCCCCGGCTATTTTCAAACCTGAGGTGGATTCAGAGTTTTCACTATGGAATGGAAGCATCCTGGGTAAAAACCTGGAATTTGAAGAGGGCAAAATGATCCGTCAGCAGTGGTACTTTGGGGAGCAGGACACGCCCTCTATTGTGACGCTGAAATTTCACCTTCACAAAAAGGGCACTTCCATAGAGGTCAATCACACCAACATCCCCGATCAGGACTATGATGACATAGTGGATGGATGGCATGAAGTATATATGAAAGAACTCACAGAGTTTTACCAGGAGTAA
- the galE gene encoding UDP-glucose 4-epimerase GalE has product MDNTKTILVTGGAGYIGSHTVRLLAGLDYHIVVLDNLVYGHKEAIVNDSVELVQGDIGDEDLLQQLFKKHQFSAVLHFAAYAYVGESVSDPHKYYVNNVARPLTLLKTMVDHQCLKFIFSSTCATYGNPEYVPLDESHPQNPVSPYGKSKFLLEQMIKDYETAYGLKYVFLRYFNASGASEDGLIGEDHNPETHLIPLILDAITGDRAAIKVFGTDYPTPDGTCVRDYIHVNDLGDAHIKALEYLNKGGESLACNLGTGFGYSVMEVIKAAEEVTGMPVPYELAERRAGDATELVANAKLALEKLGWDPRYKEISAIIQTAWNWKTGTRKGRF; this is encoded by the coding sequence ATGGATAACACAAAAACGATATTGGTCACCGGCGGAGCTGGTTACATTGGCTCACACACGGTGAGGTTATTGGCGGGGCTGGATTATCACATTGTGGTCCTGGACAATCTGGTGTATGGTCACAAGGAGGCAATTGTCAATGACTCGGTAGAGCTGGTTCAGGGGGATATTGGGGACGAGGACTTGTTACAGCAGCTCTTTAAGAAACATCAGTTTTCAGCGGTACTGCATTTTGCGGCTTATGCGTATGTGGGAGAGTCGGTATCTGATCCTCACAAGTACTATGTGAACAACGTGGCCAGGCCACTGACCCTGCTCAAAACCATGGTGGATCATCAGTGCCTGAAGTTCATCTTTTCTTCCACCTGTGCCACTTATGGCAATCCGGAGTATGTTCCGTTGGATGAATCACACCCACAAAACCCTGTGAGTCCCTATGGAAAGAGTAAGTTCTTGCTGGAGCAAATGATCAAAGACTATGAGACAGCCTATGGGCTGAAATATGTGTTTCTTCGCTATTTCAATGCCAGCGGTGCATCAGAAGATGGGTTGATAGGAGAAGACCATAACCCGGAAACTCACCTGATCCCGCTAATCCTGGATGCAATCACTGGGGATCGTGCGGCCATCAAGGTATTTGGTACGGATTACCCCACACCAGATGGCACTTGTGTGCGGGATTATATCCATGTGAATGACCTGGGAGACGCCCACATCAAGGCCCTGGAATACCTCAACAAAGGAGGGGAGTCGTTGGCTTGTAACCTGGGCACCGGGTTTGGCTACTCAGTGATGGAGGTGATCAAGGCTGCCGAGGAGGTTACGGGGATGCCGGTGCCTTATGAGCTGGCAGAAAGAAGGGCCGGGGATGCAACTGAGCTGGTGGCTAATGCCAAGCTGGCACTGGAAAAGCTGGGCTGGGATCCAAGATACAAGGAGATTTCAGCCATTATACAGACTGCCTGGAACTGGAAAACCGGAACGAGAAAAGGGAGGTTCTAA
- a CDS encoding UDP-glucose--hexose-1-phosphate uridylyltransferase: MKAFDKPHKRYNPLTDEWVLVSPHRTKRPWQGKTEEVEETRRPTHDPSCYLCAGNERMGGQHNPMYESTFVFQNDFAALLEGNEQMETSKGLLRMQEETGLCKVICFSPDHSLTMPEMTIESLTEVVKVWKREFEALEQISYIRNVQIFENKGSIMGCSNPHPHGQIWAQSSVPNEIARKTRTQQAYYVKHKRSLLEDYLEQELEDGSRIICRNEHFVGLIPFWAVWPYETMIIPVRHFQAITDMTIEEEVAFADILSKITIRYDNLFKCSFPYSAGMQQRPTDGQSHEGWHFHYSFYPPLLRSATVKKFMVGYEMFANPQRDITAEQAAETLRSLSEKHYKNG, from the coding sequence ATGAAAGCATTTGACAAGCCACATAAAAGATACAATCCACTCACTGATGAATGGGTGCTGGTATCACCCCACCGGACCAAGCGGCCCTGGCAGGGAAAGACGGAGGAGGTAGAGGAGACGCGCCGACCCACACACGATCCATCCTGCTACCTGTGTGCTGGCAACGAGCGCATGGGAGGACAGCACAACCCGATGTATGAAAGCACTTTTGTCTTTCAGAATGACTTTGCAGCGCTACTGGAGGGAAATGAGCAAATGGAAACCTCCAAAGGGTTACTGCGCATGCAGGAAGAAACGGGTCTTTGCAAGGTGATCTGTTTCTCCCCGGATCACTCACTCACCATGCCCGAAATGACCATAGAGTCGCTGACGGAGGTGGTGAAAGTTTGGAAGCGTGAGTTTGAAGCGCTGGAGCAGATTTCTTATATCAGGAATGTTCAGATTTTTGAAAATAAGGGATCCATCATGGGCTGCAGCAACCCACACCCACATGGGCAAATCTGGGCACAGAGCTCGGTCCCTAATGAGATTGCCAGGAAAACCCGGACACAGCAGGCCTATTATGTAAAACATAAGCGGAGCTTGCTGGAAGATTACCTGGAACAGGAACTGGAGGATGGTTCACGAATTATTTGCAGGAATGAGCATTTTGTTGGTCTTATTCCGTTTTGGGCCGTTTGGCCATACGAAACGATGATTATTCCGGTCAGGCATTTTCAGGCGATTACGGATATGACCATCGAGGAGGAAGTTGCTTTTGCAGACATACTTTCAAAAATCACCATCCGCTATGATAACCTCTTCAAGTGCTCTTTTCCCTACTCGGCAGGCATGCAGCAGCGACCTACCGATGGGCAATCACACGAAGGATGGCACTTTCACTATTCTTTTTACCCACCACTGCTCAGGTCTGCCACAGTGAAGAAATTTATGGTGGGCTATGAAATGTTTGCCAACCCTCAGCGGGATATTACCGCTGAGCAAGCGGCCGAAACCTTAAGATCACTTTCTGAAAAGCACTACAAAAATGGATAA
- the galK gene encoding galactokinase, giving the protein MNDLSQRVSSHFAEQFGAKPVLVRAPGRINLIGEHTDYNNGFVLPAAVEHAIFFAIGKSDNADRCSLISLDFEDRYDFDLADMKPLATDSWQNYILGVVAEIQKSGREVAGFNLVFSGNVPRGSGMSSSAALECGTCAGLNELFELGIPKVDMVKMSQMAEHHYAGVKCGIMDQFASMMGAKDQALLLDCQSLEYRHFPIGLNDYSLLLCNSNVTHSLASSEYNVRRQQCEAGVSGLQKRFSGISSLRDVSMDQLNQVQSQLDEVVYRRCKYVIEENARVNEFTTALTQSDLIKAGEILKSAQKAMKDEYEITCPEIDFMADFANAHEDILGARMMGGGFGGCTLNLIKKGREAAFIEALNEAYMDQFNQEITPIQVNISDGVSLIKV; this is encoded by the coding sequence ATGAACGACCTATCTCAAAGGGTAAGCAGTCATTTTGCGGAGCAATTTGGAGCCAAACCAGTGCTGGTTCGCGCTCCTGGCCGCATTAACCTCATCGGCGAGCATACTGATTATAACAATGGCTTTGTCCTGCCTGCGGCCGTGGAGCACGCCATTTTTTTTGCCATTGGTAAGTCAGATAATGCAGACAGGTGTAGTTTGATTTCTCTTGATTTTGAGGATCGATATGATTTTGACCTGGCAGACATGAAGCCGCTAGCCACTGACTCCTGGCAAAACTATATCCTCGGTGTGGTGGCAGAAATACAGAAGTCGGGCCGCGAAGTGGCCGGGTTCAATTTGGTGTTCAGTGGGAATGTGCCTCGAGGATCGGGTATGTCGTCTTCAGCAGCCCTCGAGTGCGGCACTTGTGCCGGGCTCAATGAGCTGTTTGAGCTGGGTATTCCCAAAGTGGATATGGTGAAGATGTCTCAGATGGCTGAACACCATTATGCCGGAGTAAAGTGTGGGATCATGGATCAGTTTGCGAGCATGATGGGCGCCAAAGATCAGGCCCTGCTACTGGATTGTCAGAGCCTGGAGTACAGGCATTTTCCCATCGGGCTGAATGACTACTCACTGCTCCTTTGCAACTCCAACGTGACGCACAGTCTGGCGAGCTCCGAGTATAATGTGCGCAGGCAACAGTGTGAAGCTGGGGTGTCAGGCCTTCAGAAGAGATTTTCAGGAATCAGTTCATTGCGGGATGTGAGCATGGACCAGTTGAATCAGGTGCAGAGCCAACTGGATGAGGTAGTCTATCGCCGCTGCAAATATGTGATTGAAGAAAACGCCCGGGTGAATGAATTCACCACAGCACTGACGCAATCAGATCTGATAAAAGCAGGGGAAATCCTGAAAAGTGCTCAGAAGGCCATGAAGGATGAGTATGAGATCACTTGTCCGGAGATAGACTTTATGGCCGATTTTGCCAATGCACATGAGGACATACTGGGCGCACGAATGATGGGGGGTGGCTTTGGTGGATGCACGCTTAATCTGATCAAAAAGGGTCGGGAAGCCGCTTTCATCGAGGCGCTTAATGAGGCGTATATGGATCAATTTAATCAAGAGATCACACCCATTCAGGTTAATATCTCCGACGGGGTTTCTCTAATCAAGGTATGA